A segment of the Terribacillus aidingensis genome:
CCAGTTGTGGTGACAGATGTAAGGGGTTACAACCTGGTTGCGGCAACAGAGGAGAAGCAAGTGAAATGGGGAGAGCCGCTCCTTACTTTGAATATTTAAATACTTGATCAGTAGATATAAAGAGAGAGGGAGATGAGGATATGAGTGTATTTCCTGAAGGTTTTTTATGGGGTGGCGCCGTAGCTGCCAATCAAGTAGAAGGTGCTTATCGTGAAGGCGGTAAAGGGTTGACGACAGTCGATTTGCTGCCGATAGGAGCAGATAGATTTTCAATCATGCAAGGTAATATTGAAACACTGGAACCAGTTGTTGGTGCGTACTATCCTTCGCATGAGGCGATTGATTTCTATCATAGCTACAAAGAGGATATCGCATTGTTTGCGGAGATGGGGTTCAAGGCGTTACGAGTTTCGATTGCTTGGGCACGCATCTTCCCGCAGGGGGATGAAGAACAGCCAAATGAAGAAGGGCTGCAATTCTATGATAATCTGTTTGATGAGTTACGGAAGCATAAGATCGAGCCAGTTGTAACGATGGCGCATTTTGATGTTCCAGTCCATCTTGTACAGAAATACGGAAGCTGGCGGAACCGGGCGCTCGTATCTTTCTTTGAAAACTACGCTAAAACTATCTTTACAAGATATAAACGTAAAGTAAAGTACTGGATGACTTTCAATGAAATTAATATGCTTCTGCATCTGCCGTTTGTAGGAGCAGGTCTTGTCTTTCGGGAAGGTGATGACAGAAAGCAAATTCAATATCAGGCAGCTCACCATCAGTTGGTTGCCAGCGCGTTAGCAGTGAAGCTCTGCCATGAAATCATACCTGAAGCAAAAATCGGCTGTATGCTGGCGGCGGGTACAACTTACCCGTACTCGGCAAATCCAGCTGATTATCTGGATGCAATGGATCGAGACAGAGATTCCTTCTTCTTTATTGATGTTCAGGCTCGTGGGGCTTACCCGGGATATGCGAAGCGCTTTTTCAAGGACAATAACATCCATATTCAGATGGAACCAGAAGATGAAGCTATCCTCCGTCATACTGTCGACTATATCGGGTTCAGTTATTATGCCAGCCGCACGACTAGTACGGATCCGGAAGTACTCGGCAAAACGACAGCAGGAAATGTATTCGGTTCTGTGGAAAATCCATATTTGCCGAAATCGGAGTGGGGATGGACAATAGACCCTACAGGTTTCCGAATTACTGCGAATCAGCTTTATGATCGATATCAGAAACCGTTGTTTGTCGTAGAGAATGGACTGGGCGCGATTGATACAGTCAATGAAGAAGGTCAAGTAGAGGACTCGTATCGTATTGACTATCTGCAAAAACACCTGGAACAATTGGGTGAAGCAATTGAAGATGGAGTCGAAATCCTTGGTTATACCAGCTGGGGACCGATCGATCTTGTCAGCGCCAGTACAGGGGAAATGAAAAAGCGATATGGCTATATCTATGTTGATAAGGACAACGATGGGAATGGCTCTCTTAAACGGATAAAAAAGAAAAGCTTCTATTGGTATAAGAAGGTCATTGAAACGAATGGCGGTAAATTGAGCGATTAATAGAACAGCACCTCCCGGATCAGCCGGAGAGGTGCTGTTCTGTTCTATTGTAGGAAAAACTCAGCCTTTCTGTTTCGTTGGACGAATCAGCAGTTCATTGACTGCAACGTCATCCGGCTCGCTCAGAGCATAACGGACTGCTCGTGCAATGCTGTCAGGTGTAACAGCTGCTCCTAATGTCTCGCCCATGCTTTCGCGGATTTCATCATCTGTGATACTATCCGGGAGTTCGGTTTTAATGGCTCCTGGAGAAATGATTGTTGTGCGGATATTGTTTTCTGCTTCTTCCTGGCGCAAGCCTTCCGTGATGGCACGCACAGCGAATTTCGTACCGGAATAAACAGCAGTTCCCGGACCAGATTTATGCCCCGCAACAGAGGATGTATTGATGATATGGCCTTGCTTGCGCTCACGCATATGCGGCAGCACAGCAGCAATGCCATACAATACACCTTTGATGTTAACGTCTACCATCGTATCCCATTCAGAGATTTGCTTTTTATGCAGGTAGGATAGCGGCATTAGACCGGCATTGTTGAAGATGGCATCAATCTGGCCGTACGTTTCCAAAGCCAGCTGTGCCAGCTGTTCAACCTCTTCCTGTTTTGTTACGTCTGTGACTTGATAGATAGCTTCTCCGCCATCCTGCTTGATGGAATCTGCCAGCTCTTGCAAACGCTCTTCGCGTCGGGCAGCAAGGACAACCT
Coding sequences within it:
- a CDS encoding 6-phospho-beta-glucosidase, coding for MSVFPEGFLWGGAVAANQVEGAYREGGKGLTTVDLLPIGADRFSIMQGNIETLEPVVGAYYPSHEAIDFYHSYKEDIALFAEMGFKALRVSIAWARIFPQGDEEQPNEEGLQFYDNLFDELRKHKIEPVVTMAHFDVPVHLVQKYGSWRNRALVSFFENYAKTIFTRYKRKVKYWMTFNEINMLLHLPFVGAGLVFREGDDRKQIQYQAAHHQLVASALAVKLCHEIIPEAKIGCMLAAGTTYPYSANPADYLDAMDRDRDSFFFIDVQARGAYPGYAKRFFKDNNIHIQMEPEDEAILRHTVDYIGFSYYASRTTSTDPEVLGKTTAGNVFGSVENPYLPKSEWGWTIDPTGFRITANQLYDRYQKPLFVVENGLGAIDTVNEEGQVEDSYRIDYLQKHLEQLGEAIEDGVEILGYTSWGPIDLVSASTGEMKKRYGYIYVDKDNDGNGSLKRIKKKSFYWYKKVIETNGGKLSD
- a CDS encoding SDR family oxidoreductase, whose product is MSENIQGKVVIITGASSGIGEATAKELAQHGAKVVLAARREERLQELADSIKQDGGEAIYQVTDVTKQEEVEQLAQLALETYGQIDAIFNNAGLMPLSYLHKKQISEWDTMVDVNIKGVLYGIAAVLPHMRERKQGHIINTSSVAGHKSGPGTAVYSGTKFAVRAITEGLRQEEAENNIRTTIISPGAIKTELPDSITDDEIRESMGETLGAAVTPDSIARAVRYALSEPDDVAVNELLIRPTKQKG